A single window of Pseudophryne corroboree isolate aPseCor3 chromosome 5, aPseCor3.hap2, whole genome shotgun sequence DNA harbors:
- the LOC134928755 gene encoding ly6/PLAUR domain-containing protein 2-like, translating to MKSAIIAAVSLALCLHLGYSRICYYCPTDTATSECTDTKNCLGDNMVCKTVVESDNVGFPFDGTEIVKRFCATNTTCLPSDTDGFGIDKPVFCCNVDYCNSQGLFANSSAVLTRPEIGKGAIGISVALVLVRL from the exons ATGAAGTCAGCCATCATCGCTGCTGTGAGCCTGGCTCTGTGCCTGCATCTAG GGTATTCAAGAATCTGCTACTATTGCCCGACTGACACAGCCACCTCTGAATGTACGGACACGAAGAACTGCCTGGGCGATAACATGGTGTGTAAGACAGTAGTAGAGAGCGACAATGTAG GTTTTCCTTTTGATGGGACTGAAATAGTGAAACGTTTCTGCGCTACAAATACGACCTGCTTACCGAGCGACACTGACGGATTTGGAATCGATAAGCCTGTCTTTTGCTGTAACGTCGACTACTGCAACAGCCAAGGCCTATTCGCCAATAGCTCGGCGGTACTGACCCGACCGGAAATCGGGAAGGGTGCTATAGGAATCTCAGTGGCCCTGGTCTTAGTAAGACTCTGA